A single window of bacterium DNA harbors:
- a CDS encoding WG repeat-containing protein — protein MSFIARVGAVLVFSLSAFIISCKNKDKDTSPPKNIEKTEVTGKSESQASLYPYGTEAGKWGYLDVNGKTVVSADFDMAMKFSDGMARFRKGDKWGYIDATGKVVIEPQFERARDFKSGLAAVRVNRKFGYIDKTGKFVVQPQFSKLAQAVSEGLAAVPDSTKKFGYVSVTGQKVIPHKFSNAHEFSEGLAAVEYENKWGFIDTTGNWVLAPNYVWADKFVDGHSLVRIGLPPHADYALIDRKGDVKFRLQTLHCKTASEGLMRFELDGKWGFIDRTGKMVIPPTYDAAYDFSEGLAAVRVGNGWGYINHDNKLVINIEHHVAEEFQGGLARVTWPGGKWGYIDQTGKRVWESAIPGGFSMGSGDVETED, from the coding sequence ATGTCATTTATTGCACGAGTCGGTGCTGTCTTAGTGTTTTCCCTGAGCGCGTTTATTATCTCTTGTAAAAACAAAGACAAAGATACTTCACCACCAAAGAATATTGAAAAGACTGAAGTTACAGGAAAGTCAGAGTCACAGGCAAGTCTGTATCCGTACGGCACCGAAGCCGGAAAGTGGGGCTATCTTGATGTAAACGGCAAGACTGTGGTTTCCGCGGATTTTGACATGGCCATGAAATTCTCTGACGGAATGGCCCGCTTCCGAAAAGGAGATAAATGGGGATACATTGACGCGACCGGCAAGGTTGTCATTGAACCGCAATTCGAACGCGCGCGAGATTTCAAGTCCGGGTTGGCGGCAGTTCGAGTCAACCGGAAGTTTGGCTACATTGATAAGACCGGAAAGTTTGTCGTGCAACCTCAATTCTCAAAACTCGCTCAAGCGGTTTCCGAGGGTTTGGCCGCTGTTCCTGATTCAACAAAGAAGTTCGGTTACGTCAGCGTCACAGGCCAGAAAGTCATTCCTCACAAGTTCTCTAATGCACATGAGTTTTCCGAAGGTCTTGCCGCGGTGGAGTACGAAAATAAATGGGGATTCATTGACACCACCGGCAATTGGGTCTTGGCACCCAATTATGTCTGGGCGGACAAATTCGTTGATGGACACAGCCTCGTTCGTATCGGACTTCCGCCGCATGCGGACTATGCGTTGATTGACCGCAAAGGTGATGTCAAATTCCGCCTGCAAACACTGCATTGCAAAACCGCAAGCGAAGGCCTCATGCGCTTCGAACTGGATGGAAAGTGGGGATTCATTGACCGCACCGGAAAGATGGTTATTCCTCCCACCTATGATGCTGCCTATGATTTTAGCGAAGGTCTCGCCGCGGTTCGAGTCGGGAACGGCTGGGGATATATCAATCATGACAACAAACTGGTTATTAATATCGAGCACCATGTCGCCGAAGAATTTCAAGGCGGCTTAGCCCGTGTCACATGGCCCGGAGGCAAGTGGGGCTATATTGACCAAACTGGTAAACGTGTCTGGGAATCCGCAATCCCCGGCGGATTCAGCATGGGCTCCGGCGACGTAGAAACTGAAGATTAG
- a CDS encoding ABC transporter permease codes for MRRIWHLARKDFAIFMTDPVAIGLAFIVPMVMILVFGFVFGGQGKESLAELKVLTVNLDRGKAGERFVTRLDRLDELRMIQSVGKDSTKLDSTKAASLVEKGDYSAALIIPGNFTDGVKNGELRAHVLEDPRDPVTTGVLIGLMQKTSFETFPLLMPSAMMSGMFDSAATLGFNSDLTEAIERNFGVELPDSGMSFKDLIPEEELIGSDDMSSDSGGFSMGAAFDKINRIERTAIVGQKVVNPAVSHTTAGTAVTFMLFGVGAIAASLLREMRSGTAQRLLLMGATAGEILLSKLLYSVFLGSFQLFVMMVYGWLIFNLQIWQHLPAMLVMIVVTAVTMSSVGLIISALSKTEEQAGGLQVVIILSMSAIGGAMFPSFLLPDIIKTISKITPVFWTMQGFNDIFWRDQGIAGILFECGISLAMAAAMTVISILIFKRRLATELG; via the coding sequence ATGAGACGCATTTGGCATCTTGCCCGCAAGGATTTCGCCATCTTCATGACCGATCCAGTGGCAATCGGACTCGCGTTTATCGTTCCGATGGTGATGATTCTTGTTTTCGGTTTTGTCTTTGGCGGTCAAGGCAAGGAATCCCTTGCCGAACTCAAAGTCCTTACCGTAAATCTCGACAGGGGAAAGGCCGGTGAAAGATTTGTAACTCGACTGGATAGGCTTGACGAACTCCGGATGATTCAGTCCGTTGGCAAAGACTCAACAAAGCTCGATAGCACAAAAGCGGCCTCGCTCGTTGAAAAGGGTGACTACTCCGCGGCTCTGATTATCCCCGGCAATTTCACGGATGGAGTCAAAAATGGTGAGCTGCGAGCCCATGTTCTTGAAGACCCCCGCGATCCAGTCACAACAGGTGTCCTCATCGGATTGATGCAGAAAACGTCCTTCGAGACATTCCCGCTCCTGATGCCGTCGGCAATGATGTCTGGCATGTTCGATTCTGCCGCAACCCTTGGCTTCAATAGTGACCTTACTGAAGCAATTGAGCGAAACTTTGGTGTTGAACTGCCGGACAGCGGCATGTCCTTCAAAGATTTGATCCCTGAAGAAGAGTTAATCGGAAGTGATGACATGTCTTCTGACAGCGGCGGGTTCAGCATGGGTGCGGCGTTTGACAAGATTAATAGGATTGAGCGCACGGCAATTGTCGGGCAGAAAGTCGTCAATCCCGCCGTGTCGCATACAACTGCCGGAACTGCCGTTACCTTCATGCTCTTCGGAGTCGGTGCCATCGCGGCTTCGCTGCTGCGTGAAATGCGTTCCGGCACCGCTCAACGGCTGCTTCTAATGGGCGCTACTGCCGGAGAGATTCTGCTCTCGAAGCTGCTCTACTCGGTCTTCCTTGGAAGCTTTCAACTTTTTGTGATGATGGTCTACGGCTGGCTGATCTTCAATCTGCAAATCTGGCAGCACTTGCCGGCCATGCTTGTGATGATTGTTGTGACGGCCGTAACCATGAGTTCGGTCGGATTGATCATTTCAGCCTTGTCCAAAACTGAGGAACAGGCCGGAGGGCTGCAAGTTGTCATCATCTTGAGCATGTCCGCAATCGGTGGAGCTATGTTTCCGAGTTTCCTTCTGCCGGATATCATTAAAACGATCAGCAAGATTACCCCTGTGTTCTGGACTATGCAGGGTTTCAATGACATCTTTTGGCGTGATCAAGGCATAGCAGGTATTTTGTTCGAATGCGGCATTTCACTGGCCATGGCCGCCGCGATGACTGTAATCTCTATCTTGATCTTCAAGCGAAGACTGGCAACCGAACTGGGTTAG
- the typA gene encoding translational GTPase TypA — protein sequence MAKKFRENIRNVAIIAHVDHGKTTLVDAMLHQAGVFRDNQQVAERVMDKLDLEREKGITILSKNTTIKWQDNLINILDTPGHADFGGQVQRVLRMVDGCLLLVDASEGPLPQTRYVLSNALELGLSPIVVINKIDRPDARIGEVLDEVLELFLDLDASEEQCHFPVVYTNAKVGTATMDLGTPGENLMPLFRLIFDKVPPPEYDDEAPLQLQITTLDYSDYVGRIGIGRIANGTIKQAEQVMLIKNDGTRSQAKVTQLYTYEGLSRVDAKSAWAGEIVAVAGLENMDIGDTVTSMLDPRPLPPLKIDEPTLEMVFSVNTSPFQGREGNFVTTRQIRDRLFKEIQGNPALRVEDSETSEGYRVYGRGELQMAILIETMRREGYELAVGKPRVLFKTINGTRVEPYEQVLMDCPEEFVGVVTSTLGMRRGRMTHMTDHATGWVRLTFEIPMRGLIGIRPIMLTMTRGTAIMNTQFLDYRPVEGEVKQRANGVLIADREGRVTEYALNSLQDRGEVFVGPGTMVYEGMVCGENSRDNDLVVNIVREKKLTNMRASGSDESYKIAPPRPMSLEEAIAFINEDELVEVTPQSIRLRKYYLKEEERKQAAKRAGMAGIV from the coding sequence ATGGCGAAGAAATTCCGGGAGAACATAAGAAACGTGGCGATCATCGCGCACGTTGACCATGGCAAGACGACTCTTGTGGACGCCATGCTTCATCAAGCGGGTGTATTCCGTGACAATCAGCAGGTCGCGGAACGCGTCATGGACAAGCTTGATCTTGAACGGGAGAAGGGGATTACGATTCTCTCGAAGAACACGACGATCAAGTGGCAGGACAACTTAATAAACATTCTGGATACTCCTGGCCACGCGGATTTTGGCGGACAGGTACAGCGAGTTTTGAGAATGGTTGACGGGTGTCTGCTGTTGGTCGACGCGAGCGAAGGGCCGCTGCCGCAGACGCGTTATGTGTTGTCCAACGCGTTGGAGCTGGGGCTGTCGCCGATAGTGGTGATTAACAAGATTGACAGGCCGGACGCGCGGATTGGCGAGGTACTGGACGAGGTGCTGGAACTGTTTCTTGACTTGGATGCAAGCGAAGAGCAGTGCCACTTCCCGGTCGTATACACAAACGCGAAAGTGGGCACGGCGACGATGGATTTGGGGACTCCGGGCGAGAATCTCATGCCGCTTTTCCGGCTGATATTCGACAAGGTTCCGCCGCCTGAATATGACGACGAGGCGCCGCTGCAGCTGCAGATAACGACGCTTGATTACAGCGACTATGTCGGCAGAATCGGTATTGGGAGAATTGCCAATGGAACGATCAAGCAAGCAGAGCAAGTGATGCTGATCAAGAATGACGGCACGCGATCTCAAGCCAAGGTGACACAGCTTTACACCTATGAGGGGTTGTCACGGGTGGATGCAAAGTCCGCTTGGGCGGGCGAGATCGTTGCGGTGGCCGGACTTGAGAACATGGATATCGGCGACACCGTAACTTCGATGCTTGATCCCCGCCCGCTGCCTCCGCTCAAGATTGACGAGCCGACACTTGAGATGGTTTTCAGCGTGAATACGTCACCGTTCCAAGGCCGGGAGGGGAATTTTGTCACAACACGGCAGATTCGCGACCGGCTCTTCAAGGAGATACAAGGGAATCCGGCGCTGCGCGTAGAAGATTCCGAGACATCCGAAGGCTATCGCGTTTACGGCCGCGGAGAGTTGCAGATGGCGATCTTGATTGAGACGATGCGCCGTGAAGGCTATGAACTTGCGGTGGGCAAACCTCGAGTGCTGTTCAAGACCATAAACGGCACGCGGGTCGAGCCGTATGAGCAGGTGTTGATGGATTGTCCGGAGGAGTTCGTGGGAGTCGTAACGAGCACGCTGGGCATGCGGCGCGGCCGCATGACACATATGACGGATCACGCGACAGGCTGGGTCCGGCTGACGTTTGAGATTCCGATGCGCGGGTTAATCGGGATTCGCCCGATAATGCTGACGATGACCCGCGGCACGGCGATCATGAACACTCAATTTCTCGATTATCGACCGGTGGAGGGCGAGGTGAAACAGCGCGCGAACGGCGTACTGATTGCCGACCGCGAAGGACGGGTGACGGAGTATGCCCTGAACAGCTTGCAGGATCGTGGTGAAGTGTTTGTGGGACCGGGCACGATGGTGTACGAAGGAATGGTGTGCGGAGAAAACTCACGCGACAATGATCTGGTCGTGAATATCGTTCGAGAAAAGAAGCTCACCAATATGCGCGCGTCAGGCAGTGATGAAAGCTACAAGATTGCACCGCCGCGGCCGATGTCGCTTGAGGAAGCGATCGCATTCATCAATGAAGATGAATTAGTGGAAGTGACTCCGCAATCCATCAGGCTTCGCAAATATTATTTGAAAGAGGAAGAGCGCAAGCAGGCCGCAAAGCGGGCAGGCATGGCAGGCATTGTGTAA
- a CDS encoding DUF853 family protein: protein MLPIAITNGQEISVLPKMLNRHGLVTGATGTGKTVTLQVIAERLSRAGIPVFAADIKGDLAGVAASGQSSEKFQKRLDILGIKQHAFSANSCVLWDVFGQKGHPVRTTISEMGPLLLSRLLNLNETQAGVLQIVFSYADDEGLLILDLKDLRAMLAHVADLRKELTTQYGNVSPASIGAIQRALLTLEEQGGDRFFGEPAFELGDLLQTDSSGNGIINILHAEQLVRSPKVYATFLLWMLSELFEQLPEVGDVEKPKLVFFFDEAHLLFDDAPDALLDKIEQVVRLIRSKGVGVFFVTQHPLDIPEKVLSQLGNRVQHALRAFTPNEQKKLRAAAETFRANPGLDLDKAIPELGIGEAIVSFLDEKGAPRPAERAFVMPPFSRIGPIETNERLTILQTSVVAGVYEKSLDRESAYEMLKNKAEKAAASPPAEEVRKTRASTRQPEDVMTTVMKSAARAAASQAGRSLIRGILGGLLGGKRR from the coding sequence ATGCTTCCCATTGCTATCACAAACGGTCAGGAAATTTCTGTCCTGCCTAAAATGCTGAACCGCCACGGACTTGTCACCGGAGCCACCGGTACAGGCAAAACCGTGACGCTTCAAGTCATCGCCGAGCGCCTGTCACGTGCCGGAATTCCCGTGTTTGCCGCCGACATCAAAGGAGATCTGGCAGGTGTCGCAGCATCCGGTCAATCCTCCGAGAAATTCCAGAAACGGCTCGATATACTTGGCATCAAACAACATGCCTTCAGCGCGAACTCCTGTGTGCTTTGGGACGTCTTCGGGCAGAAAGGCCATCCGGTGCGCACCACTATCTCCGAAATGGGCCCGCTGCTGCTCTCGCGATTGCTGAATCTGAATGAAACTCAAGCCGGCGTACTGCAAATTGTGTTCAGCTACGCCGACGATGAGGGTCTGCTCATCCTTGACCTAAAGGATCTTAGAGCGATGCTCGCGCACGTCGCCGATTTGAGAAAAGAGCTCACCACCCAATACGGAAACGTGTCGCCTGCCAGCATCGGGGCAATTCAGCGTGCCCTGCTAACACTTGAAGAGCAGGGTGGTGACCGATTCTTCGGCGAACCCGCGTTTGAGTTAGGCGACCTGCTGCAAACTGACAGCAGCGGCAACGGAATAATCAATATTCTGCATGCCGAACAGCTCGTTCGTTCACCCAAAGTTTATGCTACTTTCCTGCTCTGGATGCTCTCCGAATTATTCGAACAACTGCCCGAAGTCGGCGACGTCGAGAAACCGAAACTAGTTTTCTTTTTTGATGAAGCCCACCTTTTGTTCGACGACGCCCCCGATGCGCTTCTCGACAAGATCGAGCAGGTTGTCCGACTTATCCGGTCAAAAGGCGTCGGTGTTTTCTTTGTCACTCAGCATCCGCTCGATATTCCCGAAAAAGTCCTGAGCCAGCTCGGAAACCGTGTGCAGCATGCGCTGCGTGCGTTTACTCCAAATGAACAGAAGAAACTCAGAGCTGCTGCAGAAACATTTCGCGCCAACCCCGGACTCGATCTTGATAAGGCGATTCCCGAACTGGGTATCGGCGAGGCCATCGTGAGCTTCCTGGATGAAAAAGGTGCGCCGCGCCCCGCCGAGCGCGCATTTGTTATGCCGCCGTTCTCCCGTATTGGTCCGATCGAGACCAACGAGCGTCTCACAATACTGCAAACTTCCGTCGTGGCGGGCGTGTATGAGAAATCGCTCGATCGTGAATCGGCCTACGAGATGCTGAAGAACAAAGCGGAAAAGGCGGCCGCGTCTCCACCCGCAGAAGAGGTTCGCAAAACAAGAGCGTCCACTCGACAGCCTGAAGATGTCATGACCACCGTTATGAAATCCGCCGCGCGTGCCGCCGCTTCGCAAGCGGGACGTTCCCTGATTCGCGGCATTCTTGGAGGATTACTCGGTGGCAAACGCCGCTAA
- a CDS encoding NAD(P)H-dependent oxidoreductase produces MRIAIIPGSLRAGSYNRKLAHVAEAILQKHQCETDYVDLKEHPLPPYDGDFETESGVPDACWKLKARIAAAHAVVVSSPEYNGGIPGTFKNVLDWTTRGGSNPWSGKVVMLMGATDGPWGTNRMMPALKQVYSIIGSLVIPQTVTIPHAEKVWDKDGRLVDESLPGRVEKVIANLLNVTQKMTAERL; encoded by the coding sequence ATGAGGATCGCTATTATACCCGGCTCGCTCAGAGCCGGTTCTTACAACCGGAAGCTTGCACACGTTGCCGAAGCGATTCTGCAGAAGCATCAATGCGAGACGGACTACGTGGATTTGAAGGAGCATCCGCTTCCTCCATATGACGGCGATTTTGAAACAGAGAGCGGAGTTCCGGACGCCTGCTGGAAACTGAAGGCGCGGATCGCGGCTGCCCACGCGGTCGTGGTATCTTCTCCGGAGTACAATGGCGGAATTCCGGGGACTTTCAAGAATGTGCTTGACTGGACGACTCGCGGCGGATCGAATCCGTGGAGCGGCAAGGTTGTGATGCTGATGGGAGCGACGGACGGTCCATGGGGGACAAACCGCATGATGCCGGCCTTGAAGCAGGTGTACTCAATAATAGGTTCATTAGTCATACCGCAGACGGTGACGATTCCGCATGCGGAGAAGGTATGGGATAAAGACGGCAGACTCGTGGACGAGTCCTTGCCGGGAAGAGTGGAAAAGGTGATAGCAAATTTGTTGAATGTGACACAGAAGATGACGGCGGAGCGGTTGTAG
- a CDS encoding DNA-3-methyladenine glycosylase I: MPKMIKRCAWPANDELMIQYHDEDWGVPVTDDRKHFEYLVLDCFQAGLSWRTILYKRENFRKAFANFDYKKVAKFGDKEFERLMNDAGIIRNRQKIAATIQNAKMLIEVQKEFGSFNEYIWQFTKGKQVNSRIGTIKDIPAKSALSDLMSKDLQKRGFKFVGSTICYAYMQAAGMVNDHETSCFRHKECAALAKAMK, from the coding sequence ATGCCCAAGATGATCAAGCGCTGCGCGTGGCCGGCCAATGACGAATTGATGATACAATACCACGACGAGGATTGGGGCGTTCCGGTGACGGATGACCGGAAGCACTTTGAATATCTAGTCCTGGACTGTTTTCAGGCCGGACTGTCGTGGCGAACGATTTTGTACAAGAGAGAGAATTTCCGCAAGGCGTTCGCGAACTTTGATTACAAGAAAGTAGCCAAGTTCGGAGACAAGGAGTTTGAGCGTCTGATGAATGATGCGGGGATAATCCGTAACAGACAGAAGATTGCCGCAACGATTCAGAACGCAAAGATGCTGATTGAAGTTCAGAAGGAGTTCGGAAGCTTTAACGAATATATCTGGCAGTTCACGAAGGGGAAGCAGGTGAACAGCCGGATTGGAACCATCAAGGATATCCCCGCAAAGTCGGCGCTGTCAGACTTGATGAGCAAGGATTTGCAGAAGCGGGGTTTCAAGTTTGTGGGATCGACGATTTGCTACGCGTACATGCAGGCGGCGGGCATGGTCAACGACCATGAAACGAGTTGTTTCCGGCACAAAGAGTGCGCGGCACTTGCGAAAGCGATGAAGTAG
- a CDS encoding ABC transporter ATP-binding protein: MANAANHTAIDVRNVSKRFTDVQALKDVSISIHQGDFFGLLGPNGAGKTTLMRVMCGLLSPDSGELRILDSKLERWQIPFAMGVVPQDIALYDMLTAQGNLELFGKLRGLSGSELDKRVDKVLALTGLSDRRKSRVKGFSGGMKRRLNLGVALLSEPRVLLLDEPTVGVDPQSRASIFELLESLHQTGLTIVYTTHYMEEAERLCRRIAILDHGRLLGLGSLEELVNLVKTPRFVRLILRSEHEYAPDLPAAARHQSGLRVDYIPESNDGLTEILAKLAGFNGAQRVEVVSPNLEMLFLELTGRELRDA; encoded by the coding sequence GTGGCAAACGCCGCTAATCACACAGCCATAGATGTCCGGAATGTGTCCAAGCGCTTCACGGACGTGCAAGCGCTTAAGGATGTTTCAATCTCAATTCACCAAGGTGACTTCTTCGGTCTGCTCGGTCCGAATGGTGCCGGTAAGACCACACTAATGCGAGTCATGTGCGGACTGCTTTCGCCGGACTCCGGTGAGCTGCGAATCCTTGACAGCAAGCTTGAACGCTGGCAGATTCCTTTCGCCATGGGCGTCGTCCCGCAGGACATCGCCCTCTATGACATGCTAACAGCGCAAGGTAATCTCGAACTGTTCGGCAAACTGCGCGGACTCTCCGGCAGCGAACTCGATAAGCGGGTTGACAAAGTGCTTGCCTTGACAGGTCTTTCAGATCGCAGAAAGTCACGGGTTAAGGGATTCTCGGGCGGCATGAAAAGACGGCTGAATCTCGGAGTCGCATTGCTCAGCGAACCGCGCGTGCTTCTGCTCGATGAACCGACTGTAGGTGTGGATCCGCAGTCGCGAGCAAGCATTTTCGAATTGCTTGAGTCTCTCCATCAAACCGGTTTGACGATTGTTTATACGACACATTATATGGAAGAGGCGGAACGGCTATGCAGGCGAATTGCCATTCTTGACCACGGCAGGCTGCTCGGACTCGGATCACTCGAAGAGCTGGTCAATCTCGTCAAAACCCCGCGCTTCGTAAGGCTTATATTGCGCTCGGAACACGAATACGCTCCTGATCTTCCGGCTGCTGCCAGGCACCAGTCAGGCTTGAGAGTGGATTATATTCCCGAATCAAATGATGGTCTGACGGAAATTCTCGCGAAGCTCGCGGGCTTCAATGGAGCGCAGCGTGTTGAAGTGGTTTCGCCAAATCTTGAAATGCTCTTTCTTGAATTAACCGGACGGGAGCTGCGCGACGCATGA
- a CDS encoding T9SS type A sorting domain-containing protein — MKKILILLCCVALAVSTAFATEGTVETQKKLDVKNSTPGIRDFSAMSDLELEQIIAILKLEGKSLSEDATFAEWERRMAFKSTRGEQDRLDNGTDGCPGTVIAGLPYTDSGTTTGAANDFACDGNIAPDVVYSYTPAVNQTVVITVCNYYSYDTRLELLEGSCPGVSIACNDDWCGLGSYITANLTGGMTYQIIVDGYYSGSGDFQLDVYEYTPPVVGRCCYNNNVYCVDNITQNDCITFYNGVWDQGLDCSSACPPPPPPPGALRVITVPVPSGLGVSISADCRGDLYYTNYGEGVLHRMDDFGNLISSTPILDASGAQRFIDELGWDESRQVFWGGELSTNAIWTVDRNGLATYQFAGQSGIGLTDGCDYDGTDGTIWHSTDVSSDIAHFSSTGLLLGSLTLLDENGNPEGAISGVEMGAGGTIWAGNSPIDDVRRCDKTTGVFVSRFDAGQVRCEGMECDAINFAPQTVLWVKDAYNNTVTAFEIEAGTCVCAELPDTCQFPYEEVDHGDLSACNYPTLVNNPAHGLSGVAWLGQQIDGEPSPDYLNQDQLPEDDGVFFVGLPWTPCTIEDLRVVVTAGPEYGRYAECGGRLYLNAWKDGNYDGDFCDELECGPAVASEWIIHDVLVTPGAHSFSVLDPGVLDLGVYDGVFRFRLTSTPVGRFGFGQAVVGACTDQCGTFAFDFLGEVEDYIIPDGQLDVELSSFELVPGNGRVTMNWTTASETDNHHFVVLRDGAQMVEVASRGNSASGFDYSWVDANVENGSSYSYSLVAVDVNGAQEVLASESATPRAESGVVTNYALHQNYPNPFNPTTTIRYDLLEAGQTTLKVYNVQGREVATLVNGVQSAGTHHVTFEASGLPSGVYMYRLEANGFSAENKMLLLK, encoded by the coding sequence ATGAAGAAGATTTTGATTTTGTTGTGCTGTGTTGCGCTGGCCGTAAGTACGGCTTTCGCGACCGAAGGGACTGTTGAAACTCAGAAGAAACTGGATGTTAAGAATTCGACTCCAGGGATTCGAGATTTTTCAGCTATGTCTGATCTTGAGCTTGAGCAGATAATTGCAATCCTGAAGCTCGAAGGCAAGTCTCTGTCAGAGGATGCCACTTTTGCAGAGTGGGAGCGGCGGATGGCTTTTAAGTCCACCCGCGGAGAACAAGATCGACTGGACAACGGCACCGACGGGTGCCCCGGAACGGTGATTGCCGGTTTGCCTTATACGGACAGTGGTACAACGACGGGAGCTGCCAATGATTTCGCATGTGATGGGAATATTGCCCCGGACGTTGTTTACAGCTACACTCCAGCGGTGAATCAGACGGTAGTTATCACTGTTTGCAACTACTACAGCTATGATACGAGACTTGAGCTTTTGGAAGGCAGTTGCCCGGGGGTGTCCATTGCGTGTAATGACGACTGGTGCGGCCTGGGGTCCTACATTACCGCCAACTTGACCGGCGGCATGACGTATCAGATTATTGTTGACGGTTACTACAGTGGCTCGGGCGATTTTCAACTCGACGTTTACGAATACACACCGCCTGTGGTTGGCCGTTGCTGTTACAACAACAACGTGTATTGCGTGGACAATATCACTCAGAATGATTGTATCACGTTCTATAATGGCGTGTGGGACCAAGGATTGGACTGCAGTTCTGCTTGCCCGCCGCCGCCGCCACCACCCGGCGCACTTCGCGTAATCACCGTTCCTGTGCCGTCCGGTTTGGGTGTATCTATCTCGGCCGATTGCCGCGGTGATTTGTACTACACGAACTATGGCGAAGGCGTCCTTCACCGTATGGATGATTTCGGCAACCTCATTAGCTCAACGCCGATTCTGGACGCCAGCGGCGCGCAGCGTTTCATCGACGAATTAGGTTGGGACGAGAGCCGCCAAGTATTCTGGGGCGGCGAATTGAGCACCAACGCAATTTGGACAGTTGACCGGAATGGTTTGGCGACTTATCAGTTCGCAGGACAGTCGGGCATTGGCTTGACCGACGGTTGTGACTATGACGGTACGGACGGCACGATTTGGCATTCAACGGACGTAAGCTCGGATATTGCTCACTTCTCTTCAACAGGTTTGCTGCTCGGTAGCTTGACCTTGCTGGATGAGAACGGCAATCCCGAAGGAGCTATTTCCGGTGTTGAGATGGGCGCAGGCGGAACGATCTGGGCAGGAAACAGCCCGATTGACGATGTTCGCCGCTGTGACAAGACCACCGGCGTCTTCGTGAGCCGTTTTGATGCAGGTCAGGTTCGCTGCGAAGGTATGGAGTGCGACGCTATCAACTTTGCTCCGCAGACGGTACTGTGGGTGAAGGACGCTTATAATAACACGGTTACGGCATTTGAAATAGAGGCCGGAACCTGCGTTTGCGCAGAACTTCCTGACACCTGCCAGTTCCCATACGAAGAAGTTGATCATGGTGATTTGAGTGCCTGCAACTATCCGACATTGGTAAACAATCCTGCCCACGGATTGTCAGGAGTCGCCTGGCTTGGACAGCAGATTGACGGCGAACCGTCGCCGGATTATTTGAATCAGGATCAGCTTCCTGAAGACGACGGCGTGTTCTTTGTTGGACTGCCGTGGACTCCCTGCACGATTGAAGACCTTCGCGTGGTTGTTACGGCAGGTCCTGAGTACGGACGCTATGCCGAGTGCGGCGGCCGCTTGTACCTGAACGCTTGGAAGGACGGCAACTACGACGGCGACTTCTGCGACGAACTCGAATGCGGTCCGGCAGTTGCCAGCGAATGGATTATTCATGACGTGTTGGTCACACCGGGCGCCCACTCGTTCTCGGTGCTTGATCCGGGCGTTCTGGATCTTGGCGTATATGATGGCGTATTCCGCTTCCGTTTGACTTCGACACCTGTTGGCCGATTTGGTTTCGGTCAGGCAGTAGTCGGCGCTTGCACGGATCAGTGCGGAACATTTGCTTTTGACTTCCTTGGCGAAGTTGAAGACTATATCATTCCGGATGGACAGTTGGATGTCGAGTTGTCCAGCTTTGAACTAGTTCCGGGCAATGGCCGGGTAACGATGAACTGGACCACCGCCAGCGAAACGGACAATCATCACTTTGTCGTGCTTCGTGACGGTGCTCAGATGGTTGAAGTTGCCTCACGCGGCAATTCGGCTTCCGGATTTGACTATTCGTGGGTTGACGCGAATGTGGAAAATGGTTCCTCGTACAGCTATTCACTGGTGGCAGTTGACGTGAACGGTGCGCAGGAAGTTCTGGCATCCGAATCGGCGACTCCTCGTGCTGAGAGCGGCGTCGTGACCAACTACGCATTGCATCAGAATTATCCGAACCCGTTCAACCCGACGACAACGATTCGCTATGATCTGCTTGAAGCAGGCCAGACGACCTTGAAGGTTTACAACGTTCAGGGCCGCGAAGTGGCAACACTTGTGAACGGCGTCCAGTCGGCTGGAACGCACCATGTCACGTTTGAAGCGTCGGGTCTGCCGTCGGGCGTGTACATGTACCGTTTGGAGGCAAACGGCTTCTCCGCTGAGAACAAGATGCTTCTTCTGAAGTAA